A stretch of Sulfurimonas xiamenensis DNA encodes these proteins:
- a CDS encoding DegT/DnrJ/EryC1/StrS family aminotransferase — MINVTKTYLPNKEKYKKYIDEIYENGWLTNNGPLVQRLEKRLAEYLGVKNIVLVSNGTVALEIAYRTLGLKGFVITTPFSFVATTSSLVTNQLLPIFADIDQNSFNLDPRNIEKLITPNTSAILPVHVFGNACEVEDIEQIAKKHDLKVIYDAAHAFDVKYKDQSVLNYGDISTLSFHSTKLFHSIEGGALIINDDELVQKARYLINFGIKNAEEIPHLGTNAKMNEFEAAMGLCVLDDIEEIKQKRKVIVENYSKELKGLVQFQEQNENATENYSYFPVVCDSEEQLLKVQKALGEKDIFPRRYFYPSLDTLEYIEPKQECKISRDISKKILCLPIYAELEKNIQEEIIKIIKDTI; from the coding sequence ATGATAAATGTTACAAAAACATATCTACCAAACAAAGAAAAGTACAAAAAATATATAGATGAAATCTATGAAAATGGTTGGCTTACAAACAATGGTCCACTTGTACAAAGACTTGAAAAAAGACTTGCAGAATATTTAGGAGTAAAAAATATAGTGTTGGTTTCAAATGGTACAGTAGCACTTGAGATAGCTTATAGAACTTTAGGATTAAAAGGTTTTGTGATAACGACACCTTTTAGTTTTGTAGCGACTACAAGCTCACTTGTGACAAATCAGCTATTGCCGATTTTTGCAGATATTGACCAAAATTCATTTAATCTTGACCCTAGAAATATAGAAAAACTTATTACACCAAATACATCAGCGATACTTCCTGTTCATGTATTTGGAAATGCTTGTGAAGTAGAAGATATAGAGCAAATTGCAAAGAAGCACGACCTTAAAGTGATTTACGATGCAGCCCATGCTTTTGATGTGAAGTATAAAGACCAAAGTGTACTAAACTATGGAGATATATCGACTCTTAGTTTTCATTCAACTAAACTTTTTCACAGTATAGAAGGTGGAGCTTTGATTATCAATGATGATGAACTTGTACAAAAAGCAAGATATCTCATAAATTTTGGTATAAAAAATGCCGAAGAGATACCGCATCTCGGTACAAATGCTAAAATGAATGAATTTGAAGCAGCGATGGGGCTTTGTGTGCTTGATGATATAGAAGAGATAAAACAAAAACGAAAAGTAATAGTAGAAAATTATTCAAAAGAATTAAAAGGTTTAGTTCAATTTCAAGAGCAAAATGAAAATGCCACAGAAAACTATAGTTATTTTCCTGTAGTTTGTGATAGTGAAGAACAGCTTTTAAAGGTACAAAAAGCACTGGGTGAAAAAGATATTTTCCCACGAAGATATTTTTATCCATCGCTTGATACTTTAGAATATATCGAACCTAAACAAGAGTGTAAAATTTCAAGAGATATAAGTAAAAAAATACTTTGTTTGCCAATTTATGCAGAGTTGGAAAAAAATATTCAAGAAGAAATTATAAAAATAATCAAGGATACCATTTGA
- a CDS encoding NAD-dependent epimerase has protein sequence MPSTPNKPSTINYSPSTPKSKKILVTGTAGFIGFHLAKKLLERGDEVVGLDNINDYYDVNLKYARLAELGIQKKSLIPNHYTLSTKFPLHKFYKVDLEDTKAINHIFETEQFDAVVNLAAQAGVRYSIENPHAYIQSNVVGFLNILEACRNYGVKNLSYASSSSVYGLNESQPFKTTDKTDTPISLYAATKKSNELMAHTYSHLYGIQTTGLRFFTVYGPWGRPDMAPMLFADAISNDRAIKVFNHGKMSRDFTYIDDIVDGVIKVIDNPSDYSVYNIGNNAPVSLMEFIETLEDALGKKAEKNFMDMQPGDVESTYADTQDLMNDFGYKPDTKLVDGIGEFVKWYKGFYKSEE, from the coding sequence ATGCCATCAACACCAAACAAACCATCAACAATCAACTATTCGCCATCAACACCAAAATCTAAAAAGATTTTGGTAACTGGAACAGCAGGCTTCATCGGTTTTCACCTTGCAAAAAAACTACTTGAGCGTGGCGATGAGGTAGTTGGTCTTGACAATATAAACGACTATTATGATGTAAATCTAAAGTATGCAAGATTGGCAGAATTAGGAATCCAAAAAAAATCCCTAATCCCTAATCACTATACCCTAAGCACTAAATTCCCACTGCACAAGTTTTACAAAGTAGACTTAGAGGACACAAAAGCTATCAATCATATCTTTGAAACTGAGCAATTTGACGCAGTGGTGAATTTAGCTGCTCAAGCGGGTGTGCGGTACTCCATAGAAAATCCGCATGCTTACATCCAGAGCAATGTTGTAGGATTTTTAAATATTTTGGAGGCTTGCAGAAACTACGGTGTAAAAAATCTCTCATACGCAAGCAGCTCATCCGTGTATGGGCTCAATGAATCACAGCCATTTAAAACTACGGATAAAACGGACACCCCTATAAGTCTTTATGCTGCTACCAAAAAATCAAACGAGCTTATGGCTCATACATATAGCCATCTATACGGCATACAGACTACCGGCCTGAGATTTTTTACGGTTTACGGACCATGGGGCAGACCCGATATGGCGCCGATGCTTTTTGCCGACGCCATATCAAATGACAGAGCCATAAAAGTATTTAACCACGGCAAAATGAGCAGAGACTTTACATACATTGATGACATAGTAGACGGTGTTATCAAGGTTATAGACAATCCTTCTGATTATAGTGTGTACAACATAGGCAATAATGCTCCAGTAAGTTTGATGGAGTTTATAGAGACGCTTGAAGACGCACTTGGCAAAAAAGCAGAGAAAAACTTTATGGATATGCAGCCCGGCGATGTAGAATCAACCTACGCCGATACACAAGATCTGATGAATGATTTTGGATACAAACCCGATACAAAACTTGTCGATGGAATAGGCGAGTTTGTGAAGTGGTATAAAGGGTTTTATAAATCTGAAGAGTAA
- the rfbC gene encoding dTDP-4-dehydrorhamnose 3,5-epimerase: MQFIRTDIEDVVIIEPTVHGDSRGYFVETFRADKLEEFLGYKINFCQDNESKSSKGVLRGLHYQLHPAAQTKLVRVIQGRVLDVAVDIRKNSPTFGQHVAVELSSENKKQLLVPRGFAHGFVVLEDDTIFAYKVDNYYSPENDRGIAFDDASLNIDWILNHDELKLSPKDTKQPKLSETNDLFEYGVDYYNV, from the coding sequence ATGCAATTTATAAGAACAGATATAGAAGATGTAGTAATTATTGAACCAACTGTTCATGGAGATAGCAGAGGATATTTTGTAGAAACATTTAGAGCTGATAAACTAGAAGAGTTTTTAGGTTATAAAATAAACTTCTGCCAAGATAATGAAAGTAAATCTAGCAAAGGTGTTTTAAGAGGACTTCACTATCAGCTTCACCCCGCAGCTCAAACAAAACTTGTAAGAGTAATCCAAGGAAGAGTTCTTGATGTAGCAGTTGATATAAGAAAAAACTCTCCTACATTTGGACAGCATGTAGCAGTAGAACTAAGCAGTGAAAACAAAAAACAACTGCTAGTACCAAGAGGTTTTGCCCATGGCTTTGTAGTGCTTGAAGATGATACTATATTTGCTTATAAAGTAGACAACTACTACTCTCCAGAGAATGATAGAGGCATAGCATTTGATGATGCTAGCTTAAACATCGACTGGATTTTAAACCACGATGAACTAAAACTTTCCCCTAAAGATACCAAACAGCCAAAGTTGAGTGAAACCAATGATCTGTTTGAGTATGGAGTAGACTACTACAATGTTTAA
- a CDS encoding MarR family EPS-associated transcriptional regulator, with the protein MTNEELELSILRSLGRVTTQKTLADELGYSVGKINYVLKALGAKGLLKVENFYNNQNKKQYRYLLTPKGLEEKISLTQKFIKRKKEEYEMLQRELAAMKLKGVSK; encoded by the coding sequence TTGACAAACGAAGAGTTAGAACTTTCTATTTTACGAAGCTTGGGAAGAGTGACTACCCAAAAAACTTTGGCGGATGAGCTTGGTTATAGCGTGGGCAAAATCAACTATGTCTTAAAAGCACTCGGCGCAAAAGGGCTTCTTAAAGTAGAGAATTTTTACAACAACCAGAACAAAAAACAGTACCGCTACCTTCTGACTCCAAAAGGGTTGGAGGAGAAAATCTCGCTTACGCAAAAGTTTATCAAAAGAAAAAAAGAGGAGTATGAGATGCTCCAGAGGGAGCTTGCAGCAATGAAATTAAAAGGAGTAAGTAAATGA
- a CDS encoding four helix bundle protein: MSDYKDLNIWKESMDLVENVYRLVKLFPKEEIYALTDQLKRAVVSVPSNIAEGQNRNTDKEFVQFLYIALGSASEVETQLLIAKRLNYLQK, translated from the coding sequence ATGAGTGATTATAAAGATTTAAATATTTGGAAAGAGTCAATGGATTTGGTAGAAAATGTTTACAGGCTGGTAAAACTGTTTCCAAAAGAAGAGATATACGCTTTAACTGATCAGCTCAAAAGAGCTGTAGTTTCAGTACCATCAAATATAGCAGAAGGTCAAAATAGAAATACAGATAAAGAGTTTGTGCAGTTTTTGTATATTGCTTTGGGCTCGGCATCAGAGGTTGAAACACAACTTCTCATTGCCAAAAGACTTAACTATTTACAAAAATAA
- a CDS encoding GIY-YIG nuclease family protein: protein MQKQPAVYILTNKSNNVLYVGVTSDLIKRIYEHKNHVMEGFTAKYNVTKLVYFELCDEMETAITREKVLKGWKRSKKVSLIEKENATWQDLYEDLI, encoded by the coding sequence TTGCAAAAACAACCTGCTGTCTACATACTTACCAACAAGTCAAATAATGTTTTGTATGTAGGCGTTACATCTGATTTGATCAAAAGAATTTATGAGCATAAAAATCATGTCATGGAAGGCTTTACTGCAAAATACAATGTAACAAAGTTAGTATATTTTGAGCTTTGTGACGAGATGGAAACAGCAATCACAAGAGAAAAAGTTCTCAAAGGATGGAAAAGAAGCAAAAAAGTAAGCCTCATTGAGAAAGAAAATGCAACTTGGCAAGATTTGTATGAGGATTTGATATAA
- a CDS encoding ATP-grasp domain-containing protein gives MKNILLCDANFCVLPIVQSIMSKNHILSVVGSLLSDPAHHVADKSVPINYADVDLLHKHIIENKYDFIVPGCNDRSYLSLAEIAEKLNYSGFDKYETVLTVHHKDKFRAFAETKNYPVPKAVNDISKVNTLNFPIIIKPVDSFSGKGTNRVETLQDVEKYWNEAKEFSKTGAVVAEEFVEGKLYSHSAFIKNKKIVVDFFVNEYCTVYPYQVNSSNVASELNQKIQDGLREWTEQFAQDLDLVDGLVHTQFISDNKTFSLIEIARRCPGDLYSQLIEKSTGVNYAELYAIPFIGEELPDIVEKKENKFMSRHTVSVDKECIFISSGVNLDNKNIQNVQLKYSGQKMKPAPFDKSGIYFIEHNSTKEMEDKTEKLKDYIVIETLDISKKDDNAKL, from the coding sequence TTGAAAAATATACTTTTATGCGATGCTAATTTTTGTGTTTTACCTATTGTTCAATCAATTATGTCAAAAAATCATATTTTAAGTGTTGTTGGCTCACTTTTGAGTGATCCAGCTCATCATGTAGCAGATAAATCAGTTCCTATTAATTATGCTGATGTAGATTTGTTACACAAGCATATTATTGAAAATAAGTATGATTTTATTGTCCCAGGATGTAATGATAGGTCATATCTTTCTTTGGCGGAAATAGCTGAAAAATTAAATTATTCAGGTTTTGATAAATACGAAACAGTTTTGACTGTTCATCATAAAGATAAATTTCGAGCTTTTGCAGAAACGAAAAATTATCCAGTACCAAAAGCTGTGAATGATATCTCAAAAGTTAATACTCTGAATTTTCCAATCATTATAAAACCAGTTGATTCATTTAGTGGCAAAGGTACAAATAGAGTAGAAACTTTGCAAGATGTAGAAAAATATTGGAATGAAGCAAAAGAGTTTTCAAAAACAGGTGCAGTTGTAGCTGAAGAGTTTGTAGAAGGAAAACTTTATAGTCATTCGGCATTTATCAAAAATAAGAAAATAGTTGTTGACTTTTTTGTCAATGAATACTGCACGGTGTATCCTTATCAAGTTAATAGTTCAAATGTAGCTTCTGAACTTAACCAAAAAATTCAAGATGGACTTCGAGAATGGACAGAGCAATTCGCACAAGATTTAGACTTAGTGGATGGTTTAGTTCATACTCAATTTATTTCAGATAATAAAACTTTTTCACTTATAGAGATAGCTAGAAGATGTCCAGGAGATTTATATAGCCAATTAATAGAAAAAAGTACTGGTGTGAACTATGCTGAACTTTATGCTATTCCATTTATTGGTGAGGAACTTCCAGATATTGTAGAAAAAAAAGAAAATAAATTTATGTCACGACATACGGTTAGTGTAGATAAAGAGTGTATTTTTATAAGTTCAGGTGTCAATCTTGATAATAAAAATATTCAAAATGTTCAGCTTAAATACAGTGGACAAAAAATGAAACCAGCACCATTTGATAAGTCTGGAATATATTTTATAGAACACAATAGCACTAAAGAGATGGAAGATAAAACAGAAAAATTAAAAGACTATATTGTCATTGAGACTTTAGATATTTCAAAAAAGGATGATAATGCAAAATTATAA
- a CDS encoding dTDP-glucose 4,6-dehydratase, with protein MKSILLTGTAGFIGSNFVPYFLEKYPNYNLVNLDLLTYAGDLQNLKECENHPRYKFIKGDICNRELVEFIFNEYDIRGVIHFAAESHVDNSIKNPGVFVQTNVTGTFTLVDVAYKYWMEKPFVYKERFLVDSSHSFRMTDSSHSEPNHRHPEPSSRHPEPSSRHPERSEGSNLPRFHHISTDEVYGTLNETDLFTEKTPYAPNSPYSASKASSDMIIRAYNETYGLNTVITNCSNNYGPKQHDEKLIPTIIRNALKGNPIPIYGDGKNIRDWLYVLDHCKGIDLVYHNGKKGETYNIGGRNERTNLQIVDKICEILDEKVPLIRHSEQSEESLRTSTETLHSLRSLRVTNLCHPEQSEGSSYKDLITFVEDRAGHDRRYAIDATKLENELGWKADENFDTGIVKTIEWYLNKYGITK; from the coding sequence ATGAAATCAATTTTATTAACAGGAACAGCAGGATTTATAGGCTCAAACTTTGTGCCATATTTCCTTGAAAAATATCCAAACTACAACCTAGTAAACTTAGACCTGCTTACATACGCAGGAGACTTACAAAACTTAAAAGAGTGTGAAAATCATCCAAGATACAAGTTTATCAAAGGTGATATCTGTAACCGTGAGCTTGTTGAGTTTATCTTCAATGAATACGATATAAGAGGTGTTATTCATTTTGCAGCTGAAAGCCATGTAGATAACTCCATCAAAAACCCAGGTGTGTTTGTACAAACAAATGTAACAGGTACTTTTACTTTAGTAGATGTAGCATATAAGTATTGGATGGAGAAGCCATTCGTGTATAAAGAGCGATTTCTAGTAGATTCTTCACATTCGTTCAGAATGACGGATAGTAGTCACTCTGAGCCAAATCATCGTCATCCTGAGCCTTCTTCCCGTCATCCTGAGCCTTCTTCCCGTCATCCTGAGCGAAGCGAAGGATCTAACCTACCCCGTTTCCATCATATCTCAACTGACGAAGTATACGGAACACTAAACGAAACCGATCTGTTCACAGAAAAAACCCCATATGCGCCAAACTCTCCATACTCAGCTTCAAAAGCTTCAAGCGATATGATCATAAGAGCTTACAATGAAACATATGGTTTAAACACAGTCATCACAAACTGCTCAAACAACTACGGACCCAAACAGCATGATGAAAAACTAATCCCTACAATTATAAGAAATGCCCTAAAAGGAAACCCAATCCCAATCTACGGAGACGGAAAAAACATAAGAGACTGGCTTTATGTACTTGACCACTGCAAAGGAATTGACTTAGTCTACCATAACGGCAAAAAAGGTGAAACATACAACATCGGCGGAAGAAACGAAAGAACAAACCTTCAAATAGTAGATAAGATTTGTGAAATATTGGATGAAAAAGTGCCTTTAATCCGTCATTCTGAGCAAAGCGAAGAATCTCTTCGAACTTCAACAGAGACTCTTCACTCGCTACGCTCACTCAGAGTGACGAACCTTTGTCATCCTGAGCAAAGCGAAGGATCTAGCTACAAAGATTTAATAACTTTCGTAGAAGATAGAGCAGGACATGATAGAAGATATGCGATAGACGCTACAAAACTTGAAAACGAGCTTGGTTGGAAAGCAGATGAGAATTTTGATACAGGGATTGTTAAGACTATTGAGTGGTATTTAAACAAATATGGAATAACTAAATGA
- the rfbD gene encoding dTDP-4-dehydrorhamnose reductase, whose product MNVLVTGSNGQVGSEIKELIQHSTLNIQNYDFYFTTSQDLDITDFDLVKKHIIDNQIKIIINCAAYTAVDRAESEQELADKINHLAVKNLAQLSSEFGIKLIHISTDYVFDGTNYKPYTEDDATSPQSVYGKTKLDGERAIQEISPANSIIIRTSWVYSYYGANFVKTMLRLGKEKESLGVIFDQVGTPTYAKDLAKAILEIIPKIQNSKLSIYHYSNEGAISWYDFAKEIMKMAKIPCQINPIETFQYPTPASRPHYSILNKAKIKKEFNIEIPYWKDGLDDCLKRLGERK is encoded by the coding sequence ATGAATGTATTAGTTACTGGAAGCAATGGTCAAGTTGGAAGTGAAATTAAAGAATTAATTCAACATTCAACACTCAACATTCAAAATTATGATTTTTATTTCACTACTTCACAAGATTTAGATATTACAGATTTTGATTTAGTTAAAAAACATATAATAGATAATCAAATAAAAATCATTATAAATTGTGCAGCATATACGGCGGTAGACAGAGCAGAGAGCGAGCAAGAACTAGCAGACAAGATAAACCATCTTGCAGTAAAAAATCTCGCTCAGTTATCCAGTGAGTTTGGCATCAAACTTATCCATATATCAACTGATTATGTTTTTGACGGAACAAACTACAAACCATACACAGAAGATGATGCAACTAGTCCACAAAGTGTCTATGGAAAAACCAAACTAGATGGGGAACGAGCAATACAAGAGATAAGTCCTGCAAATTCTATCATTATCAGAACTTCTTGGGTATATAGCTACTACGGAGCAAACTTTGTAAAAACTATGCTTCGTCTCGGAAAAGAAAAAGAATCTTTAGGAGTTATCTTTGACCAAGTTGGTACACCAACCTATGCAAAAGACTTAGCAAAAGCCATCTTGGAAATAATCCCAAAAATTCAAAATTCAAAATTAAGCATTTATCATTATAGCAACGAAGGTGCTATTAGTTGGTACGACTTTGCAAAAGAGATAATGAAGATGGCAAAAATTCCTTGCCAAATCAACCCAATAGAAACTTTCCAATATCCAACACCAGCTTCAAGACCTCATTACTCTATATTAAATAAAGCAAAAATAAAAAAAGAGTTTAATATAGAAATACCATACTGGAAAGATGGTTTAGATGATTGTTTAAAAAGATTAGGAGAAAGAAAATAA
- the rfbA gene encoding glucose-1-phosphate thymidylyltransferase RfbA — MKGIILAGGSGTRLYPITRGVSKQLTPIYDKPMIYYPLSVLMLAGIKEVLIITTPQDQSSFQNLLGDGSDLGMRFEYVVQPSPDGLAQAFILGEEFLNGDDACLVLGDNIFYGHGLTELLAQSVKNVQDENKATVFGYYVSDPERYGVAEFNDNGDVISLEEKPKNPKSNYAVVGLYFYPNDVVQKAKEVKPSDRGELEITTLNEIYLKEERLKVELMGRGYAWLDTGTHESLLEASQFIQTIENRQSLKVACLEEIAYEMGYISKEKLLELAEPLKKNQYGQYLISRANQPRRMV; from the coding sequence ATGAAAGGCATAATCTTAGCAGGGGGAAGCGGGACACGACTTTATCCGATTACAAGAGGGGTTTCAAAACAACTAACTCCTATCTATGATAAACCGATGATTTATTACCCTTTGTCTGTTCTTATGTTAGCAGGCATTAAAGAAGTGCTTATCATTACAACTCCGCAAGATCAATCGTCCTTTCAAAATCTTTTAGGTGATGGAAGTGATTTAGGTATGAGATTTGAGTATGTTGTTCAACCATCTCCGGACGGTCTTGCACAAGCATTTATCTTAGGCGAAGAGTTTTTAAATGGCGATGATGCTTGTCTGGTTTTGGGTGACAATATCTTCTATGGTCATGGACTAACCGAGCTTTTAGCACAATCAGTAAAAAATGTACAAGATGAAAACAAAGCAACTGTGTTTGGTTACTATGTAAGCGACCCAGAGCGTTACGGCGTGGCAGAGTTTAATGACAACGGCGATGTGATAAGCCTAGAAGAGAAACCAAAAAATCCAAAATCAAATTACGCTGTAGTAGGACTGTACTTTTACCCAAATGATGTCGTACAAAAGGCCAAAGAGGTAAAGCCATCAGATAGAGGTGAGCTTGAGATCACAACACTCAATGAGATATACCTCAAAGAAGAGAGACTTAAAGTAGAACTTATGGGAAGAGGTTACGCTTGGCTTGATACCGGAACTCATGAGAGTTTACTAGAAGCAAGTCAATTTATCCAAACTATTGAAAATCGTCAGTCACTTAAAGTGGCATGCCTTGAAGAGATAGCTTATGAGATGGGATATATCTCAAAAGAAAAGTTACTAGAACTTGCAGAGCCTCTAAAGAAAAACCAATACGGTCAGTACCTTATAAGCAGAGCCAACCAACCAAGAAGGATGGTTTAA